The Mesomycoplasma ovipneumoniae genome includes a region encoding these proteins:
- a CDS encoding ECF transporter S component, whose amino-acid sequence MNLTTFRANIKEFFRVNHKIFRFTSFELVISGYLMAMFLVIAFIFKTSLPRRFNIAFELPFYVLIGIILSWFKGAIVAFTFDFGKLLLTSRVFFWTPEYGIIPILVAIFSSLAFNFANKNKKVLIFLLILTYLITFSVFIFYFFMSESEIQRVAKDWKRLFNKKLVLLLIGIFGVILLAFTTFLVILYWKKPTQKFKNAIITLFVLSICFLVFRWLWHPFAFVQYYNRFLNRSGRDRLIENYFFFYLTPIILKSTISFPIYSFFLINIVPLIQFLNDKHNFRWKFGY is encoded by the coding sequence ATGAATTTAACAACATTTAGAGCAAATATTAAAGAATTTTTCAGAGTCAACCATAAAATATTTCGATTTACAAGCTTTGAACTCGTAATTTCAGGATATTTAATGGCGATGTTTTTAGTTATTGCTTTTATATTTAAAACTAGTCTTCCACGTAGATTTAACATAGCATTTGAACTTCCATTTTACGTTTTGATAGGAATAATTTTAAGTTGGTTCAAAGGCGCAATTGTTGCTTTTACGTTCGATTTTGGGAAACTTTTGCTCACAAGTCGCGTTTTTTTCTGAACCCCAGAATATGGAATTATTCCGATTTTAGTTGCAATTTTTTCCTCACTGGCTTTTAATTTTGCAAACAAAAATAAAAAGGTATTAATTTTCTTATTAATTTTAACTTATTTAATAACTTTTTCAGTGTTTATTTTTTATTTTTTTATGAGCGAGTCTGAAATTCAAAGAGTCGCAAAAGATTGAAAAAGGCTTTTTAATAAAAAATTAGTACTTTTATTAATAGGGATTTTTGGCGTTATTTTATTAGCATTTACAACATTTTTAGTAATTTTATATTGAAAAAAACCGACTCAAAAATTTAAAAATGCAATAATAACGCTTTTTGTCCTTAGTATTTGCTTTCTCGTTTTTCGTTGATTATGACATCCGTTTGCATTTGTGCAATATTATAATCGTTTCTTGAATCGAAGTGGAAGAGATAGGCTTATTGAAAATTATTTTTTCTTTTATTTAACACCAATAATTTTAAAATCAACAATTTCATTTCCAATTTATTCATTTTTTTTGATCAACATAGTGCCATTAATTCAATTTTTAAACGATAAACATAACTTTCGCTGAAAATTTGGTTATTAA
- the metG gene encoding methionine--tRNA ligase: protein MAKKFYITTPIYYASGNLHIGHLYSSTLAWVLRNFKKMQGFEALMLTGSDEHGHKISRLAHQSGLDPQSFVDQNVEKFKILWQKFGIDYDYFLRTTSQNHKNFVKKIFYKMHENNDIFQGQYQGLYSVSDEEFLSQVQCIEKNNEFFHPVSGAKMELVEENSYFFAISKFQKWLENYLDANPNFISDKKIANELRQNFFQKGLEDLSVSRKNLKWGINLEKFQDQTIYVWLDALFSYLSIFDDQINFDSPQSQNFWNQAEEIVHVVGKEIARFHCIYWPIFLKSLNFRLPSTILTHGWLITPEGKMSKSKGNVVNPLELLDEFDAEIIKFYFVSQISTENDSIFDKKLLESLYNSFFVNTYGNLISRTIALVLKYFNNGLKFKIEDLDWTDISYYEKILVSFDLFSENLSNFQLEKGFKLIIELAKNLNGYFDIKQLWNEKNLDKLGASLLLVLNGIYTISACLNCVMPKTVGKIIDFLGIKTTSFELITKLDKFDNIIFEKLEKPFFPRKKS from the coding sequence ATGGCTAAAAAATTTTACATCACAACTCCTATTTACTATGCTAGCGGAAATCTCCATATTGGTCATCTTTATAGTTCGACTTTGGCATGAGTGCTCAGAAATTTTAAAAAAATGCAAGGTTTTGAGGCACTAATGCTAACAGGATCTGATGAACACGGTCACAAAATAAGTCGTCTAGCCCATCAGTCAGGTTTAGATCCCCAAAGTTTTGTTGATCAAAACGTTGAAAAATTTAAAATTTTATGGCAAAAATTTGGCATTGATTATGATTATTTTTTAAGAACAACTAGTCAGAACCATAAAAATTTTGTTAAAAAAATTTTTTACAAAATGCATGAAAATAACGACATTTTTCAAGGTCAATATCAAGGACTTTATTCTGTAAGTGACGAAGAATTTTTATCTCAAGTTCAATGTATCGAAAAAAACAACGAATTTTTTCACCCAGTTAGCGGTGCAAAAATGGAATTAGTCGAAGAAAATTCCTATTTTTTTGCCATCAGTAAATTCCAAAAATGGCTAGAAAATTATTTAGACGCTAATCCTAATTTTATTTCTGACAAAAAAATCGCAAATGAGCTAAGACAAAATTTTTTCCAAAAAGGTTTAGAAGATTTATCTGTTAGCCGAAAAAATTTAAAATGAGGAATAAATCTTGAAAAATTTCAAGATCAGACTATCTATGTTTGACTTGATGCTCTTTTTAGTTATTTATCAATTTTTGACGACCAAATTAATTTTGACTCACCACAGAGTCAAAATTTTTGAAACCAGGCCGAAGAAATTGTTCATGTTGTTGGAAAAGAAATCGCCCGTTTTCACTGTATTTATTGGCCAATTTTTTTAAAATCACTAAATTTCAGGTTGCCTTCAACAATTTTGACTCACGGCTGACTCATAACTCCTGAAGGAAAAATGTCAAAATCAAAAGGAAATGTAGTTAATCCTCTTGAATTACTTGATGAATTTGATGCTGAAATTATTAAATTTTATTTTGTAAGTCAAATAAGTACTGAAAATGATAGTATTTTTGACAAAAAATTACTAGAAAGTCTATATAATTCATTTTTTGTCAACACATATGGAAATTTAATTAGTCGAACAATTGCACTTGTTTTGAAATATTTTAATAACGGTTTGAAATTTAAAATTGAAGATTTAGATTGAACAGATATTAGTTATTATGAAAAAATTTTGGTAAGTTTTGATTTATTTTCCGAAAATTTATCAAATTTTCAGCTTGAAAAAGGCTTTAAACTAATAATTGAACTAGCAAAAAATTTAAACGGTTATTTTGATATTAAACAATTATGAAATGAAAAAAACTTAGATAAATTAGGTGCAAGTTTGCTTTTAGTTTTAAATGGAATTTATACAATTTCAGCATGTCTAAATTGTGTTATGCCTAAAACCGTCGGAAAAATTATTGATTTTTTAGGAATAAAAACCACAAGTTTTGAATTGATTACAAAATTAGACAAATTTGACAACATTATTTTTGAAAAACTTGAAAAACCTTTTTTCCCAAGAAAAAAATCTTAA
- a CDS encoding DUF402 domain-containing protein, with amino-acid sequence MVEKNSFQELYPERIINIQAYKYNGFLYRQWSNARVISNSLTHVVVSLNGSIVKKYGTKSWRFSEPTIFVFPKKTMHNAIITFKPGQHFSYHYYINLASDFIFEENTIKFVDFDIDIKIYNKKSFDIVDREEFLENKEILNYPAKLEGILSNEISKIFLLFLQKKSFFSNEYLQVFIDLCQRQKCWVR; translated from the coding sequence ATGGTAGAAAAAAACTCGTTTCAAGAACTTTATCCAGAAAGAATAATCAACATTCAAGCCTATAAATATAATGGTTTTTTGTATCGCCAATGATCAAATGCAAGAGTAATTTCAAATTCACTTACTCATGTTGTTGTTAGTTTAAATGGCAGCATTGTGAAAAAATATGGCACAAAATCATGACGTTTTTCTGAACCGACTATTTTTGTTTTTCCAAAAAAAACAATGCATAATGCAATTATTACTTTTAAACCAGGCCAACATTTTAGTTATCATTACTATATAAATTTAGCTTCAGATTTTATTTTTGAAGAAAATACAATCAAATTTGTTGATTTTGATATCGATATTAAAATTTATAATAAGAAAAGTTTTGATATTGTTGACCGGGAAGAATTCCTTGAAAATAAGGAAATTTTGAACTATCCGGCAAAATTAGAAGGCATACTTTCAAACGAAATTAGCAAAATATTTCTCCTATTTTTGCAAAAAAAATCATTCTTTAGTAACGAGTATCTTCAAGTTTTTATTGATCTGTGTCAACGGCAAAAATGTTGAGTGCGTTAG